One Calditrichia bacterium DNA window includes the following coding sequences:
- a CDS encoding response regulator, with amino-acid sequence MNKAKILWVDDEVEFLQPHILFLRDKGYDVETATNAEDGIELIRNQKVDLLLIDEMMPGLDGLTAVSQIKQINPGLPIIMITKNEEESLMEDAIGAQITDYLTKPVNPSQILLAAKKILESRNISQKKFTRDYMQELNKINLRLMDRLEPEDWIDIFLKLSTWDVELDAVPDKNLREIIQNQRRECNVEFGKYIERNYLDWVNAPRDERPTLSHDIITKYVYPELKAGKKVAFFVIDCLRLDQWLSLEPYFYDYYKIQKDYYYSILPTATPYARNAIFSGLLPSDLEKRYPEMWAQGEDDDSSRNRYEKELLYDHLRLLGLKLDAEPRYLKIISAEEGYNLEKNLSSHMNTPLLSVVVNFVDILAHSRSDLPILKQIAPDEPSYRSLTCSWFEHSPIYSVFKQLAEQDVTIFVTSDHGSIRCMRGTKVLGDRETSTNLRYKYGRNLKADNKHAFFIHDPEEGKLPKRNINMNYIVAKEDYYFVYPTNYHKYLSYYRDSFQHGGISLEEMVLPVIKLQPK; translated from the coding sequence ATGAATAAAGCCAAAATATTGTGGGTCGATGACGAAGTTGAATTTCTGCAACCCCACATCCTTTTTCTGCGCGACAAGGGATACGATGTTGAAACCGCCACCAACGCGGAAGACGGCATCGAGCTGATCCGCAATCAAAAAGTGGATTTGCTGCTGATCGACGAAATGATGCCCGGACTCGACGGGTTGACCGCTGTTTCGCAAATCAAACAGATCAACCCGGGTTTGCCGATCATCATGATCACCAAAAACGAAGAAGAAAGCCTGATGGAAGACGCCATCGGCGCGCAAATCACCGATTATCTCACCAAGCCGGTGAACCCGAGCCAGATTTTGCTGGCTGCCAAAAAAATCCTCGAATCGCGCAATATCTCGCAGAAAAAATTCACCCGCGATTACATGCAGGAACTCAACAAAATCAACCTGCGGTTGATGGACCGGCTGGAGCCGGAGGACTGGATCGACATTTTTTTGAAGCTATCGACCTGGGATGTGGAACTGGATGCCGTGCCGGACAAAAATCTGCGCGAAATTATCCAGAACCAGCGCCGCGAATGCAACGTGGAATTCGGGAAATACATCGAGCGAAATTACCTCGACTGGGTGAACGCGCCGCGCGATGAGCGACCGACGCTGTCGCACGATATCATCACCAAATATGTGTATCCGGAGCTGAAAGCAGGCAAAAAAGTGGCGTTTTTTGTGATCGATTGTTTGCGGCTGGATCAATGGCTATCGCTCGAACCTTATTTTTATGATTATTACAAAATCCAGAAAGATTACTATTACAGCATTTTGCCGACGGCGACGCCGTATGCCCGGAACGCAATTTTTAGCGGATTGCTGCCCAGCGATCTGGAAAAACGCTACCCGGAAATGTGGGCGCAGGGAGAAGATGATGACAGCAGCCGCAACCGTTACGAGAAGGAATTGCTCTACGATCATCTGCGGTTGTTGGGGCTGAAACTGGACGCTGAACCGCGATATCTGAAGATTATTTCCGCGGAAGAAGGCTACAATTTGGAAAAGAATTTGTCGTCGCACATGAACACGCCGCTGCTGAGCGTGGTGGTCAATTTTGTGGATATTCTGGCGCATAGCCGTTCGGATCTGCCAATCCTGAAACAGATCGCGCCGGACGAGCCGTCCTATCGTTCGCTCACCTGCTCGTGGTTCGAGCATTCGCCGATTTATTCCGTGTTCAAACAGCTGGCGGAGCAGGATGTCACTATTTTTGTCACCAGCGATCACGGGAGCATCCGCTGTATGCGCGGCACCAAAGTGCTCGGCGACCGGGAAACATCCACCAATTTGCGTTACAAATACGGGCGCAATTTGAAGGCAGACAACAAACACGCTTTTTTCATCCACGATCCCGAGGAAGGCAAGTTGCCCAAACGCAACATTAACATGAATTACATTGTGGCGAAGGAAGATTACTACTTCGTTTACCCGACCAACTACCACAAATATTTGTCCTACTACCGGGACAGCTTCCAGCACGGCGGTATTTCGCTGGAAGAAATGGTGCTGCCGGTAATCAAGCTGCAACCAAAGTGA
- a CDS encoding DUF1835 domain-containing protein: MSQLHILNGDSSKHCLTALNISGDVAVWREMLSDGPVVESVASEAFWATRALFFETTSSVTAAEYFQLTRDEFSKITAFNQFDETVLWFEYDLFCQINLMALCSFLHRHRQPNSRISLICVGNSQQSEKLLGLGEFPEDELRIAYENRIELSAADLQFADDIWQLYCQPDPADLAKKVNIPHPIFNYLRDAFAAHFHRFPGKFNGLNIIENKILTLLFNEPKSANQIVGELLRWQTWFGFGDLQYFAYLDQLNSLYEIIDETIHITDFGKKVLGGETSFLTVDQPEYYFGGAVKQHFFAEDLTIV; the protein is encoded by the coding sequence ATGAGCCAATTGCATATTTTAAACGGCGATTCATCCAAACACTGCCTGACTGCGCTGAATATTTCCGGCGATGTCGCGGTTTGGCGGGAAATGCTTTCCGATGGGCCGGTTGTCGAATCTGTTGCCAGCGAGGCATTTTGGGCGACGCGTGCGCTTTTTTTTGAAACCACATCTTCCGTTACCGCAGCAGAATATTTCCAATTGACCCGCGATGAATTTTCTAAAATTACCGCGTTCAACCAGTTTGATGAAACGGTGCTGTGGTTCGAATACGATTTATTTTGCCAGATCAATCTGATGGCGTTGTGCAGCTTTTTGCATCGCCACCGGCAGCCAAACAGCCGCATTTCGCTGATTTGCGTTGGCAATTCGCAACAGTCGGAAAAATTGCTCGGGCTGGGCGAATTTCCGGAAGATGAATTACGAATCGCATATGAAAACAGGATCGAATTATCCGCTGCTGATTTGCAATTTGCCGATGACATCTGGCAGTTGTACTGCCAGCCAGATCCGGCTGATTTGGCCAAAAAAGTCAACATTCCTCATCCGATATTCAATTATTTGCGCGATGCCTTTGCCGCACATTTCCATCGTTTCCCGGGGAAATTTAACGGGCTTAATATTATTGAAAACAAAATCTTAACCCTGCTGTTTAATGAGCCGAAATCCGCCAATCAAATTGTCGGCGAATTGCTGCGTTGGCAAACCTGGTTTGGTTTTGGCGATTTGCAATATTTTGCATATCTCGATCAGCTTAATTCGCTGTACGAAATTATTGACGAAACGATACACATTACCGATTTTGGCAAAAAAGTGTTGGGCGGCGAAACGAGTTTTTTGACTGTCGATCAACCGGAATATTATTTTGGCGGCGCCGTCAAACAGCATTTTTTTGCGGAAGACCTGACAATAGTCTGA
- a CDS encoding GDYXXLXY domain-containing protein has protein sequence MKNKYILIALVVFQLAIVGGMLLMAMLPLLTGQPVQLEVTLRDPRDLFRGNYVYLFYDINRLPLDSLENDLPKEGNLNFGDELFVSLKQRGDVFVADGVWQHRPENRRFIKGIVAYNTWLSDNTVLSLNYGIESYFTDPKSAKEWEERLRFNPDSTFVSPIVTAMVDGRGNARIKSIGYK, from the coding sequence ATGAAAAACAAATACATACTTATCGCGCTGGTGGTGTTTCAACTGGCGATTGTCGGTGGGATGCTGCTGATGGCGATGCTACCGCTGCTGACCGGCCAGCCGGTGCAACTGGAAGTAACCCTGCGCGATCCACGGGATTTATTTCGCGGGAATTATGTTTATTTATTTTACGATATCAACCGGTTGCCGCTCGATTCACTGGAAAATGATTTGCCGAAGGAAGGCAATCTCAACTTTGGCGATGAGCTGTTCGTCTCGCTGAAACAGCGCGGCGATGTGTTTGTTGCCGATGGCGTTTGGCAGCATCGCCCGGAAAACCGGCGGTTCATCAAAGGGATTGTGGCTTACAATACCTGGCTTTCCGATAACACAGTGCTTTCGCTGAATTACGGCATCGAATCGTATTTCACCGATCCCAAAAGCGCCAAAGAATGGGAGGAACGGTTGCGATTCAATCCGGATTCGACATTTGTTTCACCAATTGTTACGGCAATGGTAGATGGGCGTGGAAACGCGCGAATCAAATCGATCGGGTATAAATAA
- the tsaE gene encoding tRNA (adenosine(37)-N6)-threonylcarbamoyltransferase complex ATPase subunit type 1 TsaE produces the protein MSKTILKKTVNSPAETDELAAAFAGQLKPGDVVALYGNLGAGKTHFVKAVCRKLQVENVATSPTFTIVNEYQCDDGQLVYHFDFYRIEHVAELVNLGLEDYFFSDNICFIEWPEKIGDRLPKQRYEVYLDFVENQPTTRLIRVVAVAN, from the coding sequence ATGAGCAAAACAATCCTCAAAAAAACCGTGAATTCCCCCGCGGAAACGGACGAACTGGCCGCTGCTTTTGCCGGACAACTGAAACCCGGCGATGTTGTCGCGCTGTATGGCAATCTCGGTGCGGGAAAAACCCATTTCGTGAAAGCCGTTTGCCGCAAATTGCAGGTGGAAAACGTGGCGACCAGCCCCACTTTTACCATCGTAAACGAATACCAGTGCGATGACGGGCAATTGGTCTATCACTTTGATTTTTATCGAATTGAGCACGTTGCAGAATTGGTGAATCTGGGGCTGGAAGATTATTTTTTCAGCGATAATATTTGCTTCATCGAATGGCCGGAAAAAATCGGTGATCGCCTGCCGAAACAGCGTTACGAAGTGTATTTGGACTTTGTCGAAAACCAGCCAACAACCCGGCTTATCCGGGTTGTTGCTGTTGCGAATTAA
- a CDS encoding T9SS type A sorting domain-containing protein, translated as MKRMILVFLAVLMVPVFGQQNYTFTELSGLQTNVGDTVLIYRKYRHFSSGNATATYNHIYLWNLTTGADSLFLEDYSSDDPFMGSRGKGVTSLGFRNNDPQQYVAGGHLSYWFATENDRSPSPVVFLPDSIVPILWIGYVDIIRVSRQNPYLVYGSVGGNFMKSTDGGHHWDFDYNNPFQKALVEISPFNDQVVFGFDWDNGLQKSTDGGVTFTAINDTNATKEFRRIAFDKDEQHLYAVALNDAPSRNEFLRSTDFGDSWEFMTPLPVYYSFIADPTVSGRVYRIPKNSNIIEYSDDYAQTFSELVHFPETVTGFYKLPNSETYFATTTTKLYQIAPGDTVLLRDLQAVGIGEPPASVAEGFALHQNYPNPFNPSTTIAFDLPKSAEIELAIFDIAGRKVATVAAGKYAAGSHSLNFDAAHLASGVYFYQLRAENGVRLSQKMLLLQ; from the coding sequence ATGAAACGGATGATACTGGTTTTTCTCGCGGTGTTGATGGTGCCGGTTTTCGGGCAACAAAACTATACCTTTACCGAACTGAGCGGTCTGCAAACAAATGTCGGTGACACCGTTTTGATTTACCGGAAATACCGACATTTTTCCAGCGGAAACGCAACGGCCACTTACAACCACATTTATTTATGGAATTTGACAACCGGTGCAGACAGCTTGTTTTTGGAGGATTATTCATCGGATGATCCGTTTATGGGGTCGCGGGGAAAAGGCGTTACCAGTTTGGGTTTCAGAAACAATGATCCGCAACAGTATGTTGCCGGAGGTCATTTGTCCTACTGGTTTGCCACAGAAAACGATCGAAGCCCAAGCCCGGTTGTGTTTTTACCAGATTCGATTGTGCCGATTCTTTGGATCGGTTATGTAGACATCATCCGCGTTTCCCGGCAAAATCCCTATCTCGTTTATGGCAGTGTCGGCGGTAATTTTATGAAAAGCACAGACGGCGGTCATCACTGGGATTTCGATTACAACAATCCTTTTCAAAAAGCACTGGTAGAAATTTCCCCATTCAACGACCAGGTTGTTTTCGGTTTTGACTGGGATAATGGATTGCAAAAATCCACAGACGGTGGCGTTACGTTTACCGCAATCAATGATACCAACGCAACTAAGGAATTCCGGAGAATCGCATTTGACAAAGATGAGCAACATCTTTATGCCGTTGCTTTAAACGACGCACCAAGCCGGAATGAATTTCTTCGCTCCACAGATTTTGGCGATAGCTGGGAGTTTATGACGCCGCTGCCGGTTTACTATTCATTTATTGCAGACCCAACTGTATCGGGCAGGGTGTATCGCATACCCAAAAACAGCAATATTATTGAATATAGCGATGATTATGCTCAAACATTTTCTGAACTGGTTCATTTTCCCGAAACCGTAACAGGCTTTTACAAGCTACCCAATAGTGAAACTTATTTTGCCACCACCACAACCAAACTATACCAGATTGCGCCGGGCGATACGGTTTTATTGCGGGATTTGCAAGCGGTGGGCATCGGCGAGCCGCCGGCGAGCGTCGCGGAGGGATTTGCGCTGCACCAGAATTACCCGAATCCCTTTAATCCGTCCACCACAATTGCCTTTGATTTGCCGAAATCCGCAGAAATCGAGCTGGCAATTTTCGACATCGCCGGGCGAAAAGTGGCAACGGTCGCCGCCGGGAAATACGCCGCCGGTTCGCATTCGCTGAATTTTGATGCGGCACATTTGGCTTCCGGTGTGTATTTCTATCAATTGCGCGCAGAAAACGGCGTGCGGCTCTCGCAAAAAATGCTGCTGTTACAATAA
- a CDS encoding zinc-dependent metalloprotease — MKWYRLIWVLAGIFLAQPVLLFAQEVGAVTVTAEDSSKTEKDDEDDKKKKKPKGKAFDEVIEDYEKIEGLFTFYKNDEEQKVYVAVLPAQFDKLYLMNISRTGGDGYLFDGGSMLQEFPFFIRKLGKNVQFIEKNLRFRADESAAISRALERDIPNSLWESVKIEGEPNTETGAVLIDASDLFIQDIADVGTLSGRLKLGFSLDSGNSYFSEIKSFPQNSEISVTLQFKGGKEERITTLVNGSMTHKYHYSIAEMPQNSSYKPRLADDRVGHFTTYFQDYTSALREDPYERYVNRWDLEKAEPKFDTSKPKKPIVFWLENTIPVEYREAVKEGVLLWNSAFERIGFKDAIVVNQMPDDADWDPADARYNTIRWIVMPGAAYAVGPSRANPVTGEIYDADVRISADFIRYMYVENDEVVQPASWTKATINDLMPGINPPDSIDAETLAHTCQYGRGLEHQIRFGYYLLQSRGLLENNSAALEKYIHDAIVNLVAHEVGHTLGLRHNFKASAIHSLDELSDKNFAQQNGLTGSVMDYTPVNLSPKGEKQGAYYQTTLGPYDYWAIEYAYKPYNANSPESEKKFLKDIAKKVGEANLRYGTDEDAFGLSVRSIDPTCNVWDIGDDPLAFYQTRIRLTNELWQNMGKHFEKDGERYPKLRQVFFQGINEYALAGLTASKFIGGIYHRRDHIGDPGNRPPFEVVPAKKQREALDFLVKTFFSPNSFEFSPELLNKLAPDQQWDFEGTPFLLYRLDFPIHGYVQLLQSLTLFRLYEPLALVRLQDNEVKFTNGETFTMAEQFTNIREAIWQELANGQNVNSYRRELQRIHLYVLDEILIKLPVFFPHDAVTLARFDLTEIRSDITTALSASNLDVYTRAHLQESAAKIDALLNAQMERRF; from the coding sequence ATGAAATGGTATCGACTGATTTGGGTATTGGCGGGCATTTTTTTGGCGCAGCCCGTTTTGCTTTTTGCGCAGGAAGTTGGCGCGGTGACCGTCACCGCGGAAGATTCCAGCAAAACCGAAAAGGACGACGAGGACGACAAAAAGAAGAAAAAGCCCAAAGGCAAAGCATTTGATGAGGTAATTGAAGATTACGAAAAAATCGAAGGGCTGTTCACGTTTTACAAAAATGATGAAGAGCAAAAAGTGTATGTGGCTGTTTTGCCGGCACAGTTCGACAAATTGTATTTAATGAACATTTCGCGTACCGGCGGCGACGGCTATCTGTTTGACGGCGGTTCGATGCTGCAGGAATTTCCCTTTTTTATTCGCAAATTGGGTAAAAATGTGCAGTTCATCGAGAAAAATTTGCGCTTTCGCGCAGATGAGAGCGCCGCAATCAGCCGGGCGCTGGAACGCGATATTCCCAATTCGCTGTGGGAAAGTGTGAAAATTGAGGGCGAGCCGAACACCGAAACCGGCGCGGTGCTGATTGATGCGTCCGATTTGTTTATTCAGGATATCGCCGATGTCGGCACGCTGTCCGGGCGGTTGAAACTCGGGTTTTCGCTCGATTCCGGCAACAGCTATTTTTCGGAAATCAAATCGTTTCCCCAAAATTCCGAAATTTCCGTAACGCTGCAATTCAAAGGCGGGAAAGAGGAGCGCATCACCACGCTGGTGAATGGCAGCATGACTCACAAATATCATTACAGCATCGCGGAAATGCCCCAAAACAGCAGCTACAAACCGCGCCTCGCGGATGATCGCGTCGGGCATTTCACCACCTATTTTCAGGATTACACATCCGCGCTGCGGGAAGATCCGTATGAGCGATACGTCAATCGCTGGGATCTGGAAAAAGCCGAGCCGAAATTCGACACATCGAAACCCAAAAAACCGATCGTTTTCTGGCTGGAAAACACCATTCCGGTGGAATATCGCGAAGCCGTAAAAGAAGGCGTGCTGCTCTGGAACAGCGCGTTCGAGCGCATCGGATTTAAGGATGCCATCGTTGTAAACCAAATGCCGGACGATGCCGATTGGGACCCGGCGGATGCGCGATACAACACCATTCGCTGGATCGTGATGCCGGGTGCGGCTTACGCAGTCGGGCCGTCGCGGGCGAATCCCGTCACCGGTGAAATTTACGATGCGGATGTGCGCATCAGCGCGGATTTTATCCGCTACATGTATGTGGAAAATGACGAAGTGGTGCAGCCTGCATCGTGGACAAAAGCGACCATCAACGATCTGATGCCGGGCATCAACCCGCCGGACAGCATCGACGCGGAAACGCTGGCGCACACCTGCCAGTACGGACGCGGGTTGGAACACCAGATTCGATTCGGTTATTATCTGTTGCAATCGCGCGGTTTGTTGGAAAATAACAGCGCAGCGCTGGAAAAATATATTCACGATGCGATTGTCAATCTGGTTGCGCACGAAGTGGGGCACACGCTCGGGTTGCGGCACAATTTCAAAGCCAGCGCCATCCATTCGCTGGATGAATTGAGCGACAAAAACTTTGCCCAACAAAACGGGCTTACCGGCTCGGTGATGGATTACACGCCGGTAAACCTCTCGCCAAAAGGTGAAAAACAGGGTGCATATTACCAAACCACGCTCGGTCCGTATGATTACTGGGCGATCGAATATGCCTACAAACCTTACAACGCAAATTCGCCGGAAAGCGAGAAAAAATTCCTGAAAGATATCGCCAAAAAAGTGGGCGAAGCCAACCTGCGTTACGGCACGGACGAGGACGCATTCGGGCTGTCCGTCCGCTCGATCGACCCGACCTGCAACGTTTGGGATATCGGCGACGATCCGCTGGCGTTTTACCAAACCCGCATCCGTCTGACCAACGAGCTGTGGCAAAATATGGGCAAACATTTTGAGAAAGACGGCGAGCGCTACCCGAAATTGCGGCAGGTGTTTTTTCAGGGGATCAACGAATATGCGCTGGCGGGGCTGACGGCCAGCAAATTTATCGGCGGGATTTACCATCGCCGCGATCACATCGGCGATCCGGGCAATCGCCCGCCGTTCGAAGTTGTGCCGGCCAAAAAGCAACGCGAAGCGCTGGATTTTTTGGTGAAGACATTTTTCTCACCCAATTCGTTCGAATTTTCGCCGGAATTGCTCAACAAACTGGCGCCGGATCAGCAGTGGGATTTTGAAGGAACGCCATTTTTGCTCTACCGGCTGGATTTCCCGATTCATGGCTATGTTCAATTATTACAATCGCTTACGCTGTTCCGTTTATATGAACCGTTGGCACTCGTTCGCCTGCAGGATAACGAAGTAAAATTCACCAATGGCGAAACATTTACGATGGCGGAGCAATTCACCAACATCCGTGAGGCGATCTGGCAGGAACTCGCCAACGGGCAAAATGTCAACAGCTATCGCCGGGAATTGCAGCGCATCCATTTGTATGTGCTGGATGAAATTTTGATCAAGCTGCCCGTATTTTTTCCGCACGATGCGGTGACGCTGGCGCGATTTGATCTGACCGAAATCCGTAGCGATATCACCACAGCGCTATCCGCCAGCAATCTGGATGTTTACACCCGGGCGCATTTGCAGGAATCCGCTGCCAAAATTGACGCGCTGCTGAACGCGCAGATGGAACGACGGTTTTAG
- a CDS encoding T9SS type A sorting domain-containing protein, which translates to MKKSFSKAIVFIGITLLFSLPGFAQWVNTPGSNTAIADTAGEQILPKIGATSDGGAFISWYDSRGGNGMYKIYLQRINKKGEPQWQANGMLVSDEPSMTFVTDYDMAVDADDNAIVVFADVRNGADLDVFAYKIDSDGNFVWSADGVELSTIGDFNASPKVTVTDAGNYVFVWPGSDTQQHIGMQKLSNDGQKMWGETEKTIEPAASHNLSYPDAVPALGDDVIVIWTDYTGPFFSPITNDIFTQKFDADGNPKWDAANVGVYTGLSGLPGYEWPHLISDHNGGAFYSWYADRDGNNLFEAFVHHIDSSGTAVFAENGISASTLGSMHHISPALAFMPATGELFAYWIEENGLQSVFGIYGQKFSAQGERLWPDDGKMFLAVADPEIQGLTPIAGSDEIYVTYLRRPSGSFSLMNLYAMITDRNGNVVGNEPVLLSDAASSKGSLVGAVSSHNVLMSAWDDERNDGGAIYAQNLNPDGSLGYQALPVSFAITSPSDSSEWTQLPVPVTFTVANFTVDSTNGDGYIRALLNGSPLANVVNTDTLWLDTLEVGNNELVLELVDPEGNPLSPAISDTVVLIYTEPLAIEPGTGVARSFALAQNYPNPFNPGTTIAFELPQSAKIELGVFDITGRKVATIAAGNYAAGHYSLNFDAKNLASGVYFYRLTAENSVRLTRKMMILK; encoded by the coding sequence ATGAAAAAATCATTCAGCAAAGCAATTGTATTTATTGGAATTACACTGCTTTTTTCGCTACCGGGTTTTGCGCAGTGGGTGAATACGCCGGGCAGTAACACCGCCATCGCGGATACCGCGGGCGAACAAATTCTGCCGAAAATCGGCGCAACTTCCGATGGCGGCGCGTTCATCAGTTGGTATGATTCGCGCGGCGGCAACGGGATGTATAAAATTTACCTCCAGCGCATCAACAAAAAAGGCGAACCGCAATGGCAAGCCAACGGCATGCTGGTCAGCGATGAACCGTCGATGACGTTCGTGACCGATTACGACATGGCAGTGGACGCGGATGACAACGCCATCGTGGTGTTTGCGGATGTCCGCAACGGCGCCGATCTGGACGTATTTGCCTACAAAATCGACAGCGACGGGAATTTTGTGTGGAGCGCGGACGGTGTTGAGCTGTCCACCATCGGGGACTTTAACGCATCGCCGAAAGTGACGGTCACAGATGCGGGCAACTACGTGTTTGTGTGGCCGGGTTCGGATACGCAGCAACATATCGGGATGCAAAAATTGTCCAATGACGGGCAAAAAATGTGGGGCGAAACGGAGAAAACCATCGAGCCCGCAGCCAGCCACAACCTCTCCTATCCCGACGCAGTTCCGGCGCTCGGCGATGATGTGATCGTCATCTGGACCGATTACACCGGACCGTTTTTCAGCCCGATCACCAACGATATTTTTACCCAAAAATTTGACGCAGACGGCAACCCGAAATGGGATGCCGCCAATGTTGGCGTTTACACCGGTTTGAGCGGATTGCCCGGATACGAGTGGCCACACCTTATCAGCGATCACAACGGCGGCGCGTTTTACAGCTGGTACGCGGATCGCGACGGCAACAATTTGTTCGAGGCATTTGTGCATCACATCGATTCGTCCGGCACGGCGGTATTTGCGGAAAACGGCATCAGCGCGAGCACGCTCGGCAGCATGCACCATATTTCCCCGGCGCTGGCATTTATGCCCGCCACCGGTGAACTGTTCGCATATTGGATTGAGGAAAACGGGCTGCAATCGGTGTTCGGGATTTACGGGCAAAAATTTTCCGCGCAGGGAGAACGGCTGTGGCCGGACGACGGCAAAATGTTTCTAGCTGTTGCAGATCCCGAAATACAGGGACTTACGCCAATCGCCGGCAGCGATGAAATTTATGTGACCTATCTGCGGCGTCCGTCCGGATCATTCAGTTTGATGAATTTGTATGCGATGATCACCGATCGCAACGGCAATGTTGTTGGCAACGAACCGGTGCTGTTGTCCGATGCCGCCAGTTCCAAAGGATCGCTGGTTGGCGCGGTAAGTTCGCACAATGTGCTAATGAGCGCGTGGGACGATGAGCGCAACGACGGCGGAGCGATTTACGCGCAAAACCTGAATCCCGATGGCTCGCTCGGCTATCAGGCGTTGCCGGTGAGCTTTGCAATTACCAGCCCGTCGGACAGCAGCGAGTGGACGCAACTGCCTGTTCCTGTTACATTTACGGTTGCCAATTTTACGGTCGATTCTACCAATGGCGATGGCTATATTCGCGCTTTATTGAACGGCTCCCCACTGGCAAATGTGGTCAATACCGATACATTGTGGCTGGATACGCTCGAAGTCGGCAACAACGAGCTGGTACTGGAATTGGTCGATCCGGAAGGCAATCCGCTATCCCCGGCAATTAGCGATACAGTTGTTTTAATATACACCGAACCGTTGGCAATTGAGCCGGGAACCGGCGTTGCGCGCAGTTTTGCGCTGGCACAAAATTACCCGAATCCGTTCAATCCGGGCACGACCATCGCGTTTGAGTTGCCGCAATCCGCAAAAATTGAGTTGGGTGTTTTCGATATCACCGGACGCAAAGTAGCGACAATCGCCGCCGGAAATTACGCCGCCGGCCACTATTCGCTGAATTTCGATGCGAAAAATCTGGCTTCCGGCGTGTATTTCTATCGATTGACGGCGGAAAACAGCGTGCGCCTCACCCGCAAAATGATGATTTTGAAATAG
- a CDS encoding DUF2157 domain-containing protein: MYFSLKRSPQFRDEIQSWVADGVISGEQAAKLFARYELDREAPWYLQSGFWLRGLAILLVSMGFLLIISENWHRFNVPVRMAFGLVPLLAAYGFGLRFFFRDNRDAAELTFFFASILFGVNIFLQAQIFHISAYFPNGILWWTLGALPVAIFFRSKLHHFLVQLLFFFWITQQLPNEQFSFWGIVLYAGMTWLLLKQPNDMLLSAHILNTYLFIFNIAEVTSAYRTPNYFLLILFWTLSIMLILNLAYGKFGEKWLRQLQFYGFSAVLFILFLHTFDEFFKSTIGDFPDAMVIIPALAVAIWRTPIREQMTGIKTIALAIFAIYAIQGFFYPGEDSLGSTGALIANLLLFSFAIWRIYEGINSRVKRDFMLGIFLIIALAFSRYVALFGDYITSAIIFMICGGFVWWINSYWNKRFAAEDASQG, translated from the coding sequence ATGTACTTCTCCCTAAAACGATCACCGCAATTCCGCGATGAAATCCAGAGTTGGGTTGCCGACGGCGTGATTTCCGGCGAACAGGCAGCCAAATTATTCGCCCGCTACGAGCTGGATCGCGAAGCGCCGTGGTATCTGCAAAGCGGATTTTGGCTGCGCGGACTGGCGATTTTGCTGGTGAGCATGGGTTTTCTGCTCATCATTTCCGAAAACTGGCACCGTTTTAACGTACCGGTTCGCATGGCGTTCGGGCTGGTGCCGCTGCTGGCAGCATACGGTTTCGGGCTGCGCTTTTTTTTTCGCGATAATCGCGATGCCGCAGAGCTGACCTTCTTTTTCGCGAGTATCCTGTTCGGTGTGAACATTTTTCTGCAGGCGCAAATTTTTCACATCTCGGCGTATTTCCCGAACGGTATTTTGTGGTGGACGCTCGGCGCGCTGCCCGTCGCGATATTTTTCCGCAGCAAATTACATCATTTTCTGGTGCAACTGCTCTTCTTTTTCTGGATCACCCAGCAGTTGCCAAATGAACAATTTTCGTTTTGGGGCATCGTTCTGTATGCCGGAATGACCTGGCTGCTGCTCAAACAGCCGAACGACATGTTGCTTTCGGCGCATATTTTGAACACGTATTTGTTCATTTTCAACATTGCGGAAGTGACCAGCGCCTATCGCACACCGAATTATTTTTTGCTGATCCTATTCTGGACGCTAAGTATTATGCTAATCCTCAACTTAGCATACGGAAAATTTGGCGAAAAATGGCTTCGTCAATTGCAATTTTACGGGTTTTCTGCGGTGCTGTTCATCCTGTTTTTGCACACATTTGACGAATTTTTCAAAAGCACTATCGGCGATTTTCCCGACGCTATGGTAATTATTCCGGCGCTGGCGGTGGCCATCTGGCGCACGCCGATTCGCGAACAAATGACCGGTATCAAAACCATTGCGCTGGCGATTTTCGCGATTTATGCCATTCAGGGATTTTTTTATCCCGGTGAAGATAGCCTCGGTTCCACCGGCGCGCTGATCGCCAATTTGCTGCTGTTCAGCTTCGCAATCTGGCGGATTTACGAAGGCATCAACTCGCGCGTCAAACGCGATTTTATGTTGGGTATTTTCCTGATTATTGCGCTGGCGTTCAGCCGCTATGTGGCGCTGTTTGGCGATTACATCACCTCCGCGATTATCTTCATGATTTGCGGCGGATTTGTCTGGTGGATCAACAGTTATTGGAACAAGCGGTTTGCGGCGGAAGACGCTTCGCAAGGATAA